ATGTAAGCAAAAAAGGGTTTTGATTTATCTTCTTCGATAAACTTCCAGGCTTCATCGAACCAGATATCCGTGCAATATCCAGTGAACTTTTCCGGTTTTCCCAGACGGAGATAGGTATCGTCAAAGTAATCGTTTTTCCAGTCGTCGGGAGTTTGTCCTACTCCGCCGCCGCCATGTTGCACAACGGTCTCAAAGCCCTGGTCTTGGGGGCGAAGTGGGTAATTATCGCCCAGATGCCATTTCCCAAAGAGCCCGGTCCGGTAGCCGTTGCTTTTGAAAATTTCTGCCAATGTGACTTCATTGGTATCCATCAGAGAACGTCCCATGATGGTATGCCAGACACCCGTCCGAGTTGAGTACCGACCTGTCATCAATGCAGACCGTGTCGGGGCACAGGTTGGGTCCACATGGAAATTCGTTAATCGCAAACTCTTCTGATAAAGCTGATCCAAATTCGGCGTTTTGATGAGTCTGTTGCCATGTGCGGCAATATCCCCATACCCCTGGTCATCAGTAATCACCAGAATAATATTCGGTTTCGCATCAGTCGGTGTGTCTGCATATGATTCTGGCCAGGTGACCAGAAAAATCAAGATGAAAGTCATAAGGTGCAAAATGGATCGCATAGCCTGCTCGTCGTAGTGTTTAGGTCTTTGGAGTGATTCAGATATAAATCGATTTTTGCATAAATATCCAAATTCCAGTTTAACTGGCCACCTCAGGGAAAGGTAGCAATATTTTAACATGTCTTCGATTTATACCCCTGTTTCAGGACCGGGGTTCGTTGTACATGCCTTCTTTTCCGTATAATCGGAAAGAAAAAGAGGAGAGAACAGGAGTTTCGATCAATTCCTTTTGATTCCTGACTACGCTATGATGATCCTCAATCAGGGGTGAGCCTCCCCCGGAAAGTTCATGTAAGTCGGGGCTCTCATTATATCACCATTTTTTAATTACTGAAAAGAGCTATGGAAGCTGGTATTGTTGGCCTGCCAAATGTAGGTAAATCGACGTTATTTAATGCCTTAACGGCGGCAGGAATTGCTAGTGAAAACTATCCCTTCTGTACGATTGAACCCAATGTGGGAATTGTCAACGTGCCAGATCCGAGGCTGGAGATAATTCACAATTATATTCCGACGGACAAAGTCATCCCTGCCATTTTAAGGCTCGTGGATATCGCTGGTATTGTACGCGGTGCTTCGGAAGGGGAAGGGCTGGGGAACAAATTTCTCTCCCATATTCGTAATGTCGATGCCATCCTGCATGTGGTCCGTTGTTTTGAAGACAGCGATGTGATCCATGTCGAAGGCAAAGTCGATCCGATCAGTGATATCGAAACGATTGATATTGAGTTAATGCTGGCTGACATGCAGACCGTTGAATCTGCGAAAGTCAAAGCGGCCAAAACAGCCCGGTCAGGGAATGCGGAAGCAAAGTCGCGGTTGGTCGTGCTGGAGGCGTGTGCGGAAAGATTGTCTCAGGAACAACCACTGCGTGGGTTGACGTTTGATAATCCGGATCAGCAGAAAATCTTCAAAGGATATCAGTTCCTGACAGCCAAGCCGGTTCTCTACCTGGCAAATGTCGATGAAGATGATGTTCTCGGAGAAGGGGAACTTGTACAACGGGTTCGGGAACGTGCCGCTCAAGAAGGGGGCGACGTGGTTCCCGTCTGCGGTCGATTGGAAGCTGAGATCGCCGAACTGGATGAAGCCGATCGTAAGGAAATGCTCGAGAGCGTTGGATTGGAAGAACCGGCACTAGCTGTCGTCGCCCGTGCTGCTTACCACACCCTCGGACTGCAGAGTTATTTCACTGCCGGGAAAATCGAAATTCGTGCCTGGACGATCCCTATCGGAGCGACTGGTCCCCAGGCCGCGGGTGTCATTCACTCTGATTTTGAACGCGGCTTTATTCGTGCAGAAATTTATTCGGTAGCTGACCTGGAAGAATATAAGTCCGAAAAAGCGATCCGAGAAGCCGGCAAACTTCGCGTCGAAGGGAAAGAATATATTATGCAGGACGGTGATATCTGTCACTTCCTGTTTAATGTCTAAGGCAAGGGTTAGTCGCTATGTTTGCAGGGGTTTTTCTGAAGTTCGAAATTTTGGAAACGAACTTCACTTTTTTGAGAACTCTTGTCTGGATTAACTTGTCTTATTTCAGGTTCTTATCGGGAAATCCGATGAATACTCAGACGGGCCAACTATTTCGCTTTTATAGAGATCAACAATATGAGTCTGTTTCGTACTCAAGTTCAAAAGATGGAAGGCTACACTCCCGGTGAGCAACCTCAGGAATCTGGCTGGGTCAAACTCAATACCAATGAGAATCCCTACCCTCCCTCGCCGGATGTGAAAGAGGCTGTACAGAAGGCCCTCGAAGGGCGTTTGAATATTTACCCAGATCCGCTTGCGACAGAATTTCGGAAAGTTGCATCTGAATTGTTTCAGGTCGATCCTGACTGGATCCTGCCCGGAAATGGCAGTGATGAAATATTAACGATTCTGATGCGGACGTTTGTAGATCCGAATGAAATCGTTTCTGCGCCTTATCCCAGTTACACATTGTATGAAACATTGGCAGAAATTCAGGGAGCCCGGTTTCAGAAAATTCAACTCCAGCCCGACTGGAACTGGCCTGTCGCCGATGCACTGGAAGTCGCAGCAAAAAGTAAAATTCTGTTTGTGCCCAATCCGAATGCGCCTTCCGGAAACCGTTGGCCCGATGAAGACCTTTTGTCGTTGATTCCCACAGAGGGAGTCCTCGTGCTGGATGAAGCCTACGGCGATTTTTGTGACAGACCACACCGGTGTGAAGTGTTAAAGGCCGGCTTCGGTGAAAAGATTGTGGTTACTCGCACTCTGAGTAAGTCGTACAGTCTGGCGGGCATTCGCTTCGGCTTTGCCGTCGCGCATCCGGAGCTGATTCGCGGCATGCGAAAGGTCAAGGACAGTTATAACTGCAACACGCTTTCCCTGGCAGCTGCGACGGCGGCACTCAAAGATCAGGACTGGATGCAGGCCAATACGAATCGAATTCGAACGACGCGCAATCAGCTGATTACACAACTCAGTGATCTGGGATTTGAAGCGGTCGACAGCCAGACGAATTTTGTCTGGTGTACTCACCCCGATCGCGAACATGAACGTCGTTATCAGGAATTGAAACGTCGCAAAATTCTGGTGCGTTATATGAAGTTTTCTCTGGAAGAAGGCGTTCTGGACGGACTCAGAATCACGGTCGGGACCGACGAAGAGGTCGGGCAGGTCGTCGATGCCTTACGCGAGATCGGCTGAATCATTGTTAAATCGGGTATAGCTTGCCTTTCGCTCAGGTCGGGTTAAACCGGTTATACGATTCACACCGCCGACCAGCATGGGAATTCGGACCAAGTCCTTCGGCATTGCTGATGCATTTTTGAGAATCAATCACCGGGCTGTAAGATTATAAAGCTGAAACCTTGATCCTTTAACACATGAGTCCCCTTAAGATGAGTCGCAAAGCATCCATTAAACGTGAGACCGCCGAAACCCAGATCGAATTAACCTTGGAGCTGGATGGCAGTGGCAAATCAGATATCCAGACGGGCGTTGGTTTCTTCGATCATATGCTCACGTTGCTGGCCCGACATGCCTTGTTTGATTTGACCATCAAAGCGAACGGCGATCTCGATGTTGACTATCATCACACGGTAGAAGATGTCGGAATCTGTCTGGGAAAAACGCTCAACGAAGCGTTGGGGGATAAACAGGGAATCACGCGTTATGGTTCGATGACCATTCCCATGGAAGAAACACTCGTCACAACGGCTCTCGATTTAAGCGGCCGCTCCTGGTTCATTTTCAAGGTCGATTTTCCGACTGAAAAAGTGGGACAGTTCGATACTGAACTGGTGCGCGAATTCTGGCAGGCGTTCTCTTCGAATGGATTATTAAACCTGCATCAGGTACTGCATCACGGCGCGAATAGCCATCATATTGCAGAAGGTTTATTCAAAGGTACCGCGCGTGCGCTGAGACAGGCGGTTTCGATTGACTCTCGCCAACAGGGAGTCCCTTCTTCCAAGGGTATCCTGTAATCAACACCGCGTTTATTTGCTGTTTGCAAAAATGAAAACACGATCGTTGATGCGTGTGACTTTCAGAATGTAAACAGAAACGCAAGTGTCAACGTTCGGTAATCTATCCTGATCGAAAAAAACGAATTTTTTTTTCGTGCGCTTTTTCTTCTCATCTATGTTGACTCTTTGGGAAGAAAAGTTACCCTGAGAATTAGGTTTGGTTTGTCACAGAGCTCGAATCCGTTTTCATTTAAAACATCTTTCGATCTCAAAAAACATGCCACCTGAGTAAACTTATTTTACTGCCATTCCGACTCGGACTGTTTCCAGTCAAAACCTAAATAGGCATCGAAGTCTGATGAAATTGATCTTTCGAGAACAACTTTAAAACAGGCAGAGGTGTTTCAGCCACGAACCGTATTTTGATTGAATGACGCGTCAGTATTTGACTTTTTAGTCATATATTTGCGATCAGTTTCTATCTGTTAATACGGTCTAGTAGTTAAGTCTTAGGTGATGACAGATTGCATTCCGGACGGGATTGATAAAGTCAGATAGGGGAACTCCCGGAAAAAACCGCTTGTGTCAATACGGATGACAACTTGGGTTGTTTTGACTGCCGAATTTAATGGCCTATAAGTGTCAGCGGCAGCCTAGGACTTGATGGCTCTATACGGATTTTGAGAAAGTTGGTTGGTAGTCAAATCTATTGTGATTGAAGCTCACAATTAATCTTTTCGGGAGTTTCCTTTTTTCTATTACGCAGCGGCCTGCTCTTCGGCCGCGATTTCATACAGCAACGCGTTTTTTTCTTTTCCCACCAAAGTAATCGCACCCGTGTTGCGC
This genomic interval from Gimesia alba contains the following:
- the ychF gene encoding redox-regulated ATPase YchF, with amino-acid sequence MEAGIVGLPNVGKSTLFNALTAAGIASENYPFCTIEPNVGIVNVPDPRLEIIHNYIPTDKVIPAILRLVDIAGIVRGASEGEGLGNKFLSHIRNVDAILHVVRCFEDSDVIHVEGKVDPISDIETIDIELMLADMQTVESAKVKAAKTARSGNAEAKSRLVVLEACAERLSQEQPLRGLTFDNPDQQKIFKGYQFLTAKPVLYLANVDEDDVLGEGELVQRVRERAAQEGGDVVPVCGRLEAEIAELDEADRKEMLESVGLEEPALAVVARAAYHTLGLQSYFTAGKIEIRAWTIPIGATGPQAAGVIHSDFERGFIRAEIYSVADLEEYKSEKAIREAGKLRVEGKEYIMQDGDICHFLFNV
- the hisC gene encoding histidinol-phosphate transaminase, producing the protein MSLFRTQVQKMEGYTPGEQPQESGWVKLNTNENPYPPSPDVKEAVQKALEGRLNIYPDPLATEFRKVASELFQVDPDWILPGNGSDEILTILMRTFVDPNEIVSAPYPSYTLYETLAEIQGARFQKIQLQPDWNWPVADALEVAAKSKILFVPNPNAPSGNRWPDEDLLSLIPTEGVLVLDEAYGDFCDRPHRCEVLKAGFGEKIVVTRTLSKSYSLAGIRFGFAVAHPELIRGMRKVKDSYNCNTLSLAAATAALKDQDWMQANTNRIRTTRNQLITQLSDLGFEAVDSQTNFVWCTHPDREHERRYQELKRRKILVRYMKFSLEEGVLDGLRITVGTDEEVGQVVDALREIG
- the hisB gene encoding imidazoleglycerol-phosphate dehydratase HisB; translation: MSRKASIKRETAETQIELTLELDGSGKSDIQTGVGFFDHMLTLLARHALFDLTIKANGDLDVDYHHTVEDVGICLGKTLNEALGDKQGITRYGSMTIPMEETLVTTALDLSGRSWFIFKVDFPTEKVGQFDTELVREFWQAFSSNGLLNLHQVLHHGANSHHIAEGLFKGTARALRQAVSIDSRQQGVPSSKGIL